The genomic DNA GCGCACACCGGGATGCCGCGCTCGACCAGGAAGCGCACGGTCTCGGCCGTCCAGCCGCCGCCTTCGAGCTTGACCATGTGCGCGCCCGCCTGCATCAGCAGCGCCGCGCTGCGCAGGGCCCGCTCGCGCGATTCCTGGTAGCTGCCGAAGGGCAGGTCGGCGATCAGCCACGCGGTGCCCTGTGCGCGATGCAGCCCGCGCGCCACGCTTTCGGTGTGGTAGCGCATGGTGTCGAGCGACACGCCCACGGTGCTGTGCAGACCCTGGCAGACCATGCCCAGCGAGTCGCCCACCAAGAGGCATTCGACCCCGGCCGCATCGGCCATGGCGGCGAAGGTGGCGTCGTAAGCGGTCAGCATGGCGATCTTCTCGCCGCGTGCATGCATGTCCGCCAGTCGCGGCAGACTCAGCGGCTTGCGCGAGGCAGGCGGCGAGGCGGGCGGCAGGGTGCCGTAAGGGGTGGCCGTGTCGGTACCGGGAACGGATGGCATGGTCGAGCTTTCTCCATGAAGCGGCCGCAGCCGTCGAGAAGGGGAAAAGAAGCGCTTGGCGCCCGGCGTCAGGCCGCGACGGCTTCGCCCGAGGCCGCCTGCACCGGGATGTGGGCGCGCTCTTCCTTGATGCGGTTGGCGCCGTCGACGAACACCAGCTTCGGCCGATGGCCGGCCACCTGGTCCTCGGGCACCAGCCCGAAGGCGGCGATGATGACCAGATCGCCGACCGAGGCCCTGCGCGCGGCCGAGCCGTTGAGCGAGATGATGCCGCTGCCGCGCTGGCCGCGGATCGCGTAGGTCACGAAGCGCTCGCCGTTGTTGATGTTCCAGATGTGGACCTGCTCGTTCTCGGCCAGGTTGGCGGCATCCAGCAGGTCTTCGTCGATGGCGCAGGAGCCCTCGTAGTGAAGTTCGCAATCGGTGACGGCGGCGCGATGGATCTTGGACTTGAGCAGGGTACGGAACATGGCCAGGGACTCTCTCTGCAAAAAGATGGATGGACGGGATGCTGGGCGTCAAGCCGCGGGCGGCACCAGGACGGTCGGCACGGCGGGCTCGGCGAGCGAAGGATAGTCGCGGCTGAAATGCAGGCCGCGGCTCTCGTGCCGCGCCTCGGCCGAACGCACGATCAGCCCGGCGACCTGCACCAGGTTGCGCAGTTCGAGCAGGTCGCGCGTGACGTGGAAGTTGGCATAGAACTCTTCGATCTCCGCGCTCAGCAGCGCGATGCGATGGGACGCGCGCGTCAGCCGCTTGTTGGTGCGCACGATGCCGACGTAGTCCCACATGAAGCGGCGCAGCTCGTCCCAGTTGTGCGAGATCACGACGGCCTCGTCGGCATCGGTGACGCGGCTGTCGTCCCAGGGCGGCAGTGAGGCGCCGATGCGCCCCGGCGCATCGGCGATCGCGCGGGCGGCGGCGCGCGCGAACACCATGCACTCGACCAGCGAATTGCTGGCCAGGCGGTTGGCGCCATGCAGGCCGGTGCATGCGGTCTCGCCGATCGCGTAGAGGCCCGGCACGTCGGTGCGGCCGTCGAGGTCGCAGAGCACGCCGCCGCAGGTGTAGTGCGCGGCGGGCACCACCGGGATGGGTTCGCGCGTGATGTCGATGCCGAGCTCGGCGCAGCGCGCCAGGATGTTGGGGAAGTGCGCCTGCAGGAAAGCCGGGCTCTGGTGCGAGATGTCCAGGTGCACGCAGTCCAGGCCGTGCTTCTTCATCTCGAAGTCGATCGCACGCGCCACCACGTCGCGCGGCGCGAGCTCGGCGCGCGCATCGTGCTCGGGCATGAAGCGGGTGCCGTCGGG from Variovorax sp. PBL-E5 includes the following:
- the panB gene encoding 3-methyl-2-oxobutanoate hydroxymethyltransferase, whose protein sequence is MPSVPGTDTATPYGTLPPASPPASRKPLSLPRLADMHARGEKIAMLTAYDATFAAMADAAGVECLLVGDSLGMVCQGLHSTVGVSLDTMRYHTESVARGLHRAQGTAWLIADLPFGSYQESRERALRSAALLMQAGAHMVKLEGGGWTAETVRFLVERGIPVCAHLGLTPQTVHALGGYRVQGKGSEAAALLRQQAHALQDAGAAMLVLEMVPATLAAELTRELPRCATIGIGAGRGTAGQVLVLHDMLGINLGRMPKFVRNFMADAPGIAQALEAYVRAVKDGSFPDDERHAW
- the panD gene encoding aspartate 1-decarboxylase encodes the protein MFRTLLKSKIHRAAVTDCELHYEGSCAIDEDLLDAANLAENEQVHIWNINNGERFVTYAIRGQRGSGIISLNGSAARRASVGDLVIIAAFGLVPEDQVAGHRPKLVFVDGANRIKEERAHIPVQAASGEAVAA
- the nadB gene encoding L-aspartate oxidase; amino-acid sequence: MASHDFDVLIVGSGLAGLSAALHLAPTHRVAVLTKRALQDGASQWAQGGIAAVLAEGDSLASHVDDTLIAGAGLCDLAATRFVVEHAPEAIGWLRALGVAFSLENGELHLTREGGHSQRRIAHVTDATGAAVQRTLIDAVRRTPNIHLFEEHTLVDLITGRRLGLADAACRGLYALDATTGEVLTFRAPHTILATGGAGKVYLYTTNPDTATGDGIAAAWRAGCRVSNMEFIQFHPTCLYHPHAKSFLISEAVRGEGGRLLLPDGTRFMPEHDARAELAPRDVVARAIDFEMKKHGLDCVHLDISHQSPAFLQAHFPNILARCAELGIDITREPIPVVPAAHYTCGGVLCDLDGRTDVPGLYAIGETACTGLHGANRLASNSLVECMVFARAAARAIADAPGRIGASLPPWDDSRVTDADEAVVISHNWDELRRFMWDYVGIVRTNKRLTRASHRIALLSAEIEEFYANFHVTRDLLELRNLVQVAGLIVRSAEARHESRGLHFSRDYPSLAEPAVPTVLVPPAA